Within the Nitrospira sp. genome, the region ATCGGACGCCGGAGCTGCCTTCACGCCGGCTCACTCAGGCGCCGTCATTTCGTCCTGCGCGACGTGGCCGGCTTGGGATTTCTCCACGATGTTGTGGTGGATTTCTTTGGCAATGACGAGCGCCAGCTGTTCCGTCGTGAGGGCGCCCATCGGCAATTGGCTGGTATCCGCATAGAAAGAGTCTTCCGGATCAGCCTTACGGTAGGTATTCAGGAGGATCGTCGCCGGTTGAATGGTCCGGCCGGCCTCTCCGACCACGACGGCCTTTTCGGCGGGCAATACACGCGTTCGGGTCGCCCAGTCGCGCCGGTCAATCTTCGCGAAGGTCACGTTCCAGATCTTCCCGTTTAGCAAACTCCTCACAGCGTTCGGCGTCTCCTTGAGGAAGGACGGCTCGCTCACGATTCGCTGGAGGGCTTCTCGTACGCGAATGTCATAATAGCGGATGGTGGAGTCTGGCTGAGCGGGTTTCACCAGGTTGCCGGTGCCCGGCTCGTAACGCGGTTGGTTCTCGAGGCTGGCGAAGTCGTCGACGGTGCGCAGATAGGTCTCGAACAACTGCTCCAGGAGTTGAACTCGTTCCTCACCCGACATCTTCCGAATCTCTTTGTTCGTCCGGATCGGCGCATGCGCGAGCTCGCGTGGAGCGGAAATGATCTTCGGCTTGGGCTTCGTATCGGCTTTGGCAATCACCCATTGGAACTCCCTGGCGAGGACCGGAGCCAACCGATCAGGATGTCCGAGATATCCTTGCTCTTTGAGGGAACTACCGCTGATCAGCAATCGGACTCGGCCGGGTTCGCCCGTGCGCGCGACCAGAAACGGAAACGTGAGCCCTTCACGATTGATGACCGTGGGCTCAATTTTTACCCCTTCCAGGAGGTTGTTCTTGATGGACTCGTCGAATCGGGGGTAGTCGGCCCGATGCTCAAACAAAAGAGCGAACGCGTCCATGACCGTTTGAACGGCGGCGTCCGCATCGGCAGGTTGAAGAGTTCCGCGCGTTCCCGCAGACCCGCCTCGATCCACGAGCAGGCGGAACGCCGCCCGAGGAACAGCGTAACTCTCTTCAGCCCGAACCGTCGTCGCCCACGCCAGAGTATCGGCAACCACAAACCCTATGAGCCCGGCGTAAAAGGTCGCCCACACAAGACTGATGCGGCGAGATCGAGCGGACGTTCGCATGGCGTTCTCCGGGCGATGAGGGTAGTTCGAGGACTCGAACTATTCTAAACCTATTCCCCCAGAACGAGGCAACCCCTGTCGTTCACCCAGACATTCACAAAGAACCGCTCGCACAGGTTGCAATCACGGGGTGACCCGTTGAGAAGCACCGAGTATAGACGTGCACCGTGCACGACAGGACAGAGACAATCACTGATCGGATCGACCTGACGCGAAGGCCTTGAGGGACCCCATGCCCCCCACGCCTCATCTGATCAGCCGTCCCTTCTTCACGGCAACTCCGTAGTCATGTCATGCATGAGCACGTCTGATCCTGTCGCGGAAACGAATGGAACAGAACCTCACTTGCCTTGACTCATGCACTGGTGAGCAGTAGCTTTCGTAGACGAACAGCGCGACTCGAAGTGCTCAACGGGTTCGCAACCTCGATGCTGTGAACTCAAGGTTCAACTCGTCCGGCAATTCGGTTTGTCGATGTCAGTACTGGAATAGGAACCGCCATAGGGCTGGGAGGGGACGCCATGTCCGCACCGCGGAGTCTCGGAGAACAACGTGGGCGTCACGGACTATAACCATATCGCTCGGCAATACCAGAAGGCCAAGAAACACCTCTGGCGTACACGGATCGAAGTCTATTCGTTCATGAGGCTGCTCGGGGACGTACAGGATAAGGCCGTCCTCGACGTGGCATGTGGTGAAGGGTACCTGACGCGCAGGATTCGCCATGCTGGAGCCGCCGAGGTCGTGGGCATCGATATCTCGGAGCGTATGATCGACTTGGCCAAAGCCCAGGAAGCCGCGGATCCGCTCGGGATTACCTATCGCGTGGAAGACGCGCGCGAGGCAGCCCCAGAGCGACAATTCGACGTGGCGATATCAGGATGGCTGCTTGACTATGCCGGTACGCGTGCGGAATTGGCGGCCATGTGCCGAGGCTTGGCGCGCAGTCTCAAACCGGGTGGCCGATTCGTCACGGTGATGACCAATCCCGCTCTCTACCATATTCACATTCCCGACTATCGCAAGTATGGCTTTACGATCGCTCGGGACGCGCACGCCCGTGACGGCGCACCGATCCGTATCACGACCTATCTGGACAACGGCACATTCGACATCGAAAACTACTACCTCCCAATCGAATCATACGCGACGGCATTCGAGGAAGCAGGCTTCGTCCATTTCAGCGTCCATCCGCTGGAACTGGCCCCAGACCCGGAAGGAGCAGACGACCGCCAGTTTTGGGCCGATTTTCTCGCTTCTCCTCCTTTTATCCTGATCGACTGTGACAAACGGTGAAGCGCTTCCGCCGGCCCGCTCTGTTAGTGCGCCGACGGCGGCGTCGAAGTGGCGGTGGGGTATGGAATGAACCGGCAATGAGCGTTCATGACCTCGATGACCTTTTGCTGCTTGTCAATCTGGGCCTGCGTGCCGTCTCGTGGAATGTTGTTCCATTCCTGGACGTCATTCTGCAATTGCTGCCAGAGCGTATCGTACGCCTTGCGATAGAATTCCGGTGTCGCGCCTTCTCTCGCCATCGTCGGCTGCACACCCGACGCCACACCCGCCCCGGCGCTGAACAACGCCGCCGTCGATGCATTGGCGGCACTGGCCGCCAGCAGTGCGCTTCCAGCCGCGCCGAGCGCAGCACCCAGGACCGCGATCCCGATCAGCCAGTAACTGAGGCCTCGTTGGTCCTGCCTGATGCCTTGGAGCTGCGCCTGACAGTAATCGATCACCGTATTGTAGTCGTCGGTCTGGTCCTTGAACTTTTGTAGGCTCTCTGCGGTGGTCCCTTGAGAGACGGGCGTGTACGTGGAGGCCTTACCCATTTTCGGCGGACTCGAGCAGGCCTGAACGAGAAAGGCGGCGATCGTGATCCACACGGTGAAAGAGACTGCGACACTTCGCAACATGGCACCTTCGACGATAGCGATCTGATACGCGTGCGAGCGAGGGAGGTCTACACGGGATAACACGGGGACGACCAGGGGGTCCGCCCAGGTTCACACGGACTCTCGTGCTGTCCGCAATGCCGGCACGTAGGTTGATAAGCATGCCATCCTAAGGTGGAATGCCCCCGAACTCTCCTTGAATGCCGCCGGGCGCTTCGAGCACGTAATTCGGATCGATAAAGTACTCCCACACTCCATCTTGCGCCCCGCTCATGCCCCAGCCTCGGACGTACAAGAGCGCCAGCACCGGCTCATTGCCAAGTTGCGTGAGTCCGGTGACGCGGCCCACCACCGTCACACGCGCCCAGCGATGATATCCACGGGGCATTTTCCCCTTGGCCACCGTGATCCAGTAGCGGCCGCCCTCCGGACCCTGCGGATCGGCCGGACGATGCGGCATATAATCCTGATCCAACGGTCGGTTGGTCAGCCGGATGAGGAGATGGTCCTCGCGTTCATCTTCCTCGACGATCGTGCCGCCGAGCATCGCCACTTTCCCTCGATATCGTTCCGGATCGGAGGCCAGCGTCGTGAGCGTCAATCCGGGTTCGGCCATCTTCACATACTTCCGCGGCATCGAACTACAGCCCCAGAGCAACCCGATCGTCCCGATCACCAACACCACCAGGATGGAGACGCAACGCGAGCGTCGTCCGCGCATTGACCCATACATGAGGTGCCGTTCATTCCTCGCATGGCGGGCCACGCCATGCCGATCCGTCCGCGCGTACCATTTCACCTGCATCGAATGGTCCTCCGTCGGCAATCGACTAGCGCTCGAATCCATAGCTCAGTCCGAAAATGATCGAGCTATCGACTTCTTTCTTGCCTTGCACAGGATTGGAATTGAACCGGATGTCGTATTCAAAGTTGAACGAGAGGTCTCCATAGATATTCACCCTGATGCCTTGCTGCGCGTCTATGCGCAAGGCCCCATGATCATCGAGATCACGGTATCCCTTGTGATCGTGAAACAGATTCACACGCCCTCCGGGCAGGTCCCGATACCAATGCACAAACCACGAGGCTGACGGCACGACCGTCGACGGCTCAGGCCTGAACTTCTGGTAGACGAGACTCGGCCCCACTCCGATCGACAGCGTACGATCCGCCCGGTCGTAAAAGTAATAGCCAGGGGCCAGCGTCGTCGTGCTCCGGAGTGTGAGCAACTGAAACTTGTCCGTCTCTTCCAGAATTTGTCCGGAGATGAAGAATCGTCGTGACAGGAGATAATCATACGAAGCTGACAGGGAGCCGTTTTCAGCCGCCAATTCCCCATTGGCTTCACCGCGGTTGAACTTCCCGCTCATCTGCACGCGATGCCATTGTTGCCGAAGAATGTACGTGGCGGACACATTGAGGGCGCTCGTATTCGAATTTCCGGACGCATGGTTGCCACCCAGATTGAAATTTCCTCTCTGGTAGG harbors:
- a CDS encoding methyltransferase; the encoded protein is MGVTDYNHIARQYQKAKKHLWRTRIEVYSFMRLLGDVQDKAVLDVACGEGYLTRRIRHAGAAEVVGIDISERMIDLAKAQEAADPLGITYRVEDAREAAPERQFDVAISGWLLDYAGTRAELAAMCRGLARSLKPGGRFVTVMTNPALYHIHIPDYRKYGFTIARDAHARDGAPIRITTYLDNGTFDIENYYLPIESYATAFEEAGFVHFSVHPLELAPDPEGADDRQFWADFLASPPFILIDCDKR